The segment AGAAACCCTATCTGATCAGTCTGTATCATTCTCGATTATAATCGGTGATAAATTACTTTTGGAAAACTTCCAAAATAACTGTATCCAGTTTATTGTAAGTcaatatgtaaatacattttgtttcattaatacaatgaattttatatttatttttgacattttaaGGAGACTTATGAGGATCCGGAACCGACTCCTACCGTACTATACCTTACTTTTAGCAAGTTAACATGGCGGACAAAGACAGAACTTGAACAGTTGTAAAAAGACTGGAAAgcttttatttgaattaaaataggTACTAATACTGTATTTTAATCGGTTATAATCGATTATGAAATCGCAAATCGATTGTCGGAAATCAACAACCTTTCCGATTGATTATCGATTAAAAATCGATCATCATGACAACACTACCGGGCAGTAATTCAGACAAGAAATGTTTCTAAACCTGGACAGTAATTCAGGCAGTAATTGTTTCTAAACCCGGACAGTAATTCAGCCAGTAAATGTTTCTAAACCTGGACAGTAATTCAGACAGGAAATGTTTCTAAACCTGGACAGTAATTCAGACAGTAGAGGTCATAGGCAACATCCAGTGCATTAGATTGCATGGTGTTTTTTCCAAAACCatttagagaatttttcactcagaggcatcaccagctgtaagtgcagtacaacaaattttgatctacATATAGTGATCAAAACCATAGTAGCAGGATTCTTTATCTTGCCAATGCCCAGGGATCTTTTTTCTCTTCTAACAAATTTTAGCTTGTGGATTATTTTCttactagcaaaattgagcttttactagcatttttcaattgaTTGCTTTTTTACAGAAATTTAAGAAACAAACATGCTTCTatattaatttaaaatatatgaagattgtgagaattttttcattttaatactATTAAATGAATTATCTGACAACAAATCATTGGTGCATGGTTGGGGTCATAAGGTATGTTTGTGCAGTGTTAAATAAccaaatatttacaacatcacGTGGTTTGAAATCTTAAATACTGTTGGcgtcaattcaaaatatatctttaaaacatttggagatttcatttttaaaaaatctagtTGAAAAAAGGTtgaagtgtttgactatagcACTTTCTTTGAATTTCTAGCCCGTGGGGactcgggttagaataggtcctcagtaccccttgcttgacaTAAGagatgactaaatggggtggtccttcagataagaccgcaaaaaccaagaccccatgtcacagcagatgtggcatgataaagaccctccctgctcaaaggccataagcgccaagcataggcctaaattttgcagcccttcaccaacaatggtgacatctccatgagtgaaatattcttaagtgggatgttaaacaatatacaatcatttaATCAAAAATTTATCTCATCACTCACTCAAAAAGATAAACCACAgcacttaaagtaattccaacctcctgtgatgtcataagattttgcgaaatcaatgatttatttagatttatgcatgataggaacataaattttgttggagtcttttccgataggtattgtaaaaaatcttgttaaaaataaattatttccaaattctaagttgtaaatgaataatcaatgataagttttaaaatattgaatctaagggcaataactgtttttaatgatttccttatcaagtctattatgcgatagatttcctgtattttttttttttacagacgttttgtatatttttgtgaatatacagttttatgaaactgttatgaatgctattacATTGTCaaaaccagtttgtatgaaattttgataacactgtttaaggaaaattgtaattttcagtgtgatgacctatgtattttatttgataatttgttggTTTTAagtctaatgaatggaaataaatacacttttaaacttgtatcagataaaactacaagtatggagttaccttaaagcGAGAATAGTAGTGTAAAAGTAAATTTGGTCAACATAAACATTGGCTAAAGAAGACTACATAAATACCACCCATACCCCTCCTAATGACTCATCTTTGAAATAACAAGTTTTAAGACAATTTGTTTGTTGTGAATCCCTGAGACTTGGTTGAGGATGTTACTCCTTTTTATAACCTTGAAGTTCTTACCATTTTCAGGTCCTTCCTGTAGTGGTTGTTACGGAGGACTTTTCTGATGGTACCGAAAGTTTTCCGAGAGCCTCTTTTCAGTTCAATTTTGTTGAAGCTTTTTCCAGGGCGTTTACCAgctgtaaataattaaataatatGTTTTCCTTACACACAGAATTTCAATTTCTTCCATTATGTGTACCATGTACACTGTACTACTTCCAATATTTGAACATTGGATTAACTTACTGTACCTCCATTATCACATACATTTCCACAAAATTACCTTCCataactttgatatttctatatctatacattcttatattttcttttgcaGTTACTGCCATCCAGTAAGTTAAGTTTTTGATCCTGTTTGTGCATGTGTTTATGGGAGTATGTTTTGATTGGTGAATACAAACTACAactatgaatattcatatttcaataaaatttccCACTCATTCAACTGATGGTGATGGGAACTTTCATCTACTAGGAATTTGCTCatcaatgaattttaaatttataaaataCAAAGTTTCATATGAaccaataaatcaatcatttggCAGAAGAGAACTTGCCCTACCTTTGGCCCTCTTTGTCACTAAGACAACTCCCTTTCCATCCTTGGCTGGGACAACACCAACTGTTTTGGGATGAATCAGACCATTGTAGCGGAAGGAGTTCAAGGACTTCAGGTTGTTGGGCTCCTACAACAGTGAAATGCATTACAATACAGTACACATATATTGTATTACCAAACAGAAGGTTTTCATTCCGCTATGGACTCCATGGTTACTTTGTTAGACGTCTGTTTAAATTCAGTAATGGTGTATAAAAATACTTCAATGAAtctaataaaaaagaaaaccagatTTACGACTTGGCTATTGCCTATTAGTTATTTACTGTACCTTAATATAGAGGATTTATCTATATTCTTTTTACTACCTGTAAAGGGGTACCTTTTCCCCTTTgacaacaaatgaatattttccttTCCACAGGTAAAAATTTTCCTTACTACACAAAATTGTGCATgagaatttcaacaaaaatcatttttatatctCAGAAGTCATATTTTATAATTATCAGTAATCTGAGGATGTCACCCACCCCCTCCCCTAGAAACTCACAAAGTTCTGCAATTTCAAAAATTCTCCATAA is part of the Ostrea edulis chromosome 2, xbOstEdul1.1, whole genome shotgun sequence genome and harbors:
- the LOC125681096 gene encoding 60S ribosomal protein L28-like; translation: MASTDLQWLIIRNNSSFLLKGNKQTYSREPNNLKSLNSFRYNGLIHPKTVGVVPAKDGKGVVLVTKRAKAGKRPGKSFNKIELKRGSRKTFGTIRKVLRNNHYRKDLKMAAVRRASALLKSQKPVVVKKSGLKSK